The following are encoded together in the Halopseudomonas salegens genome:
- the rpsU gene encoding 30S ribosomal protein S21 gives MPAVKVKENEPFDVALRRFKRSCEKAGVLAEVRRREFYEKPTTERKRKAAAAVKRHAKKLQREQRRRERLY, from the coding sequence ATGCCTGCCGTCAAAGTTAAAGAAAACGAACCCTTCGACGTGGCCCTGCGCCGCTTCAAGCGCTCCTGCGAAAAGGCCGGCGTACTGGCCGAAGTCCGTCGCCGTGAGTTCTACGAAAAGCCCACTACCGAGCGTAAGCGCAAGGCTGCTGCAGCCGTCAAGCGTCACGCCAAAAAGCTGCAGCGCGAACAGCGTCGCCGCGAGCGTCTGTACTGA
- the rpoD gene encoding RNA polymerase sigma factor RpoD: MSGKAQQQSRLKELIARGREQGYLTYAEVNDHLPEDISDPEQVEDIIRMINDMGITVFEAAPDADALLLADNDADEAAAEEAAAALAAVESDIGRTTDPVRMYMREMGTVELLTREGEIEIAKRIEEGIREVMSAIAMFPGTVDGILANYYRVTEEGGRLSEIFSGYIDPDDDGLSATGGNEPPAQGPKADKAKADDKDDDDDNDDDDSDDEGDGGPDPELARQRFTAVADQLEKAKKALKKHGRGSKQATAELDELALLFMPIKLVPKQYEALVRRVRGAQDQIRAQERAIMQLCVRDARMPRTDFLRGFPGNETNQKWVDELLAKKPRYAEALEALKPDIQKAQNKLSALEEETALAISDVKDINRRMSIGEARARRAKKEMVEANLRLVISIAKKYTNRGLQFLDLIQEGNIGLMKAVDKFEYRRGYKFSTYATWWIRQAITRSIADQARTIRIPVHMIETINKLNRISRQMLQEMGREPTPEELGERMEMPEDKIRKVLKIAKEPISMETPIGDDEDSHLGDFIEDATMDSPIDMATVENLKEATRDVLSGLTAREAKVLRMRFGIDMNTDHTLEEVGKQFDVTRERIRQIEAKALRKLRHPTRSDHLRSFLDE, translated from the coding sequence ATGTCCGGAAAAGCGCAACAGCAATCCCGTCTCAAAGAGCTCATCGCGCGCGGTCGCGAGCAGGGCTATCTGACCTATGCGGAAGTCAACGACCACCTGCCGGAAGATATTTCCGATCCAGAGCAGGTTGAAGACATCATTCGCATGATCAACGACATGGGCATCACGGTTTTTGAAGCCGCACCAGATGCCGATGCGCTGTTGCTGGCAGACAATGACGCTGATGAAGCCGCCGCCGAAGAAGCCGCCGCCGCACTCGCTGCGGTAGAGAGCGATATCGGTCGAACCACTGATCCCGTACGCATGTATATGCGTGAAATGGGCACCGTTGAACTGCTGACCCGCGAAGGCGAGATCGAAATCGCCAAACGCATCGAGGAAGGCATTCGCGAAGTCATGTCGGCTATCGCCATGTTCCCCGGCACCGTGGATGGCATTCTTGCCAACTACTACCGGGTAACAGAAGAAGGCGGTCGTCTGTCCGAAATCTTCAGCGGATACATCGACCCCGATGACGATGGTCTGTCCGCGACGGGTGGCAACGAACCGCCGGCCCAGGGTCCGAAAGCCGACAAGGCCAAGGCGGATGACAAAGACGACGATGACGACAATGACGATGACGACAGCGACGACGAAGGTGATGGCGGTCCGGATCCGGAACTCGCGCGCCAGCGTTTTACTGCCGTTGCCGATCAGCTGGAAAAAGCCAAGAAAGCACTGAAAAAGCATGGGCGCGGCAGCAAACAGGCGACCGCCGAGCTGGACGAGCTGGCCCTGCTGTTCATGCCGATCAAGCTGGTGCCCAAGCAATACGAAGCCCTGGTGCGTCGTGTGCGTGGTGCTCAGGATCAGATTCGCGCCCAGGAACGCGCCATCATGCAGCTGTGTGTGCGTGACGCCCGTATGCCGCGTACCGATTTTCTGCGCGGCTTCCCCGGCAACGAAACCAACCAGAAATGGGTGGATGAGCTGCTGGCGAAAAAACCGCGTTACGCCGAAGCGCTGGAAGCGCTCAAGCCTGATATCCAGAAGGCGCAGAACAAGCTGTCCGCGCTGGAAGAAGAAACCGCACTGGCCATCTCCGACGTCAAGGACATCAACCGACGCATGTCGATCGGTGAAGCCCGTGCGCGGCGCGCCAAGAAGGAAATGGTCGAGGCCAACCTGCGTCTGGTGATCTCCATTGCCAAGAAGTACACCAACCGTGGCTTGCAGTTCCTCGACCTGATTCAGGAAGGCAACATCGGTCTGATGAAAGCGGTCGACAAGTTCGAATACCGCCGTGGCTACAAGTTCTCGACTTATGCCACCTGGTGGATTCGCCAGGCGATCACCCGTTCGATTGCCGACCAGGCACGCACCATCCGGATTCCGGTGCACATGATCGAAACGATCAACAAGCTCAACCGTATTTCCCGCCAGATGCTGCAGGAAATGGGTCGCGAACCGACGCCGGAAGAGCTCGGTGAGCGTATGGAGATGCCGGAAGACAAGATCCGCAAGGTACTCAAGATCGCCAAAGAACCGATCTCGATGGAAACGCCGATCGGTGATGACGAAGACTCGCACCTGGGCGACTTCATCGAGGATGCCACCATGGATTCGCCGATCGACATGGCGACCGTGGAAAACCTCAAGGAAGCTACCCGCGACGTACTCTCCGGCCTCACCGCACGGGAAGCCAAGGTACTGCGCATGCGCTTCGGTATCGACATGAATACCGACCACACGCTGGAGGAAGTCGGCAAGCAGTTCGACGTCACCCGCGAGCGTATTCGTCAGATCGAAGCCAAGGCGTTGCGCAAACTGCGTCACCCGACGCGCAGCGATCACCTGCGCAGCTTCCTCGACGAGTAA
- the dnaG gene encoding DNA primase → MAGLIPQGFIDDLLARTDIVEVVGDRIKLKKAGKNYSALCPFHNEKSPSFSVSPDKQFYYCFGCGAGGNAIGFLMDHDRLEFPEAVETLARQVGVEVPREEASRGSRNTPSVRKDSPLYALLEVADGYYRQQLRHHAQRERAVDYLKGRGLSGQIAKRFGIGFAPPGWDNLMTHLVREKHEVKQLIDAGLVIENEDNGRRYDRLRDRITFPIRDSRGRVVGFGGRVLGDDKPKYLNSPETPVFHKGRELYGLFEARQANRQLDQILVVEGYMDVIALAQQGITHAVATLGTATTEEHLKRLFRVVSLVVFCFDGDNAGRKAAWRALENALPVMTDGRQVRFMFLPDGEDPDSLVRSEGADAFRARLEQQALPLSDYLLRHLGEEVNSDSLEGKAHLASLALPLIEQIPGKLLKRLLRQELERRTGMDLDSLPPPPAPRADDEPPPNHDYPDRADESDAEHWPEQPRRSKARKRDMPHQVESPMIKATRTLLHHPHLAATVDQIERLADEVSDEGQLLVALIRSLQQNPQQTTIQLLARWHGTTLGDQLSELAEQEWLLNSSSDNLEQQFFDTIAILMARQEERHIEQLLAKAAETPLNAEEKQQLRTLLSSRKTPVADQ, encoded by the coding sequence ATGGCCGGATTGATTCCCCAGGGCTTCATTGACGACCTGCTGGCCCGCACCGATATCGTCGAAGTGGTCGGTGATCGCATCAAGCTGAAGAAAGCCGGCAAGAACTACTCCGCGCTCTGCCCCTTCCATAACGAAAAGTCGCCCTCGTTCAGCGTCAGCCCGGACAAGCAGTTCTATTACTGTTTTGGCTGCGGTGCTGGCGGTAACGCGATCGGCTTTTTGATGGATCACGATCGCCTGGAGTTCCCCGAAGCAGTCGAGACCCTGGCCCGCCAGGTCGGTGTCGAGGTACCGCGGGAAGAGGCCAGTCGCGGCTCACGCAACACACCCAGCGTGCGCAAGGACAGTCCGCTGTACGCGCTGCTGGAGGTTGCCGATGGCTACTATCGCCAGCAGCTGCGCCACCACGCGCAACGCGAACGAGCGGTGGATTATCTGAAAGGCCGCGGCCTCAGCGGCCAGATCGCCAAACGCTTCGGCATCGGCTTTGCGCCACCCGGCTGGGATAACCTGATGACCCACCTGGTGCGCGAAAAACACGAAGTCAAACAGTTGATCGATGCCGGGCTGGTCATCGAGAACGAAGACAATGGTCGCCGTTACGACCGCCTGCGTGACCGCATTACCTTTCCGATTCGTGACAGCCGTGGCCGCGTGGTCGGCTTTGGCGGTCGGGTGCTGGGCGACGACAAACCCAAGTATCTGAACTCGCCGGAAACCCCGGTATTTCACAAAGGTCGCGAGCTCTACGGCTTGTTCGAAGCACGCCAGGCCAACCGCCAACTCGATCAGATTCTGGTCGTAGAAGGCTATATGGATGTTATCGCCCTGGCCCAGCAAGGTATTACCCATGCGGTGGCGACCCTGGGCACAGCAACCACCGAAGAACACCTGAAGCGGCTTTTCCGCGTGGTCAGCCTGGTCGTGTTCTGTTTTGACGGCGACAACGCCGGCCGCAAGGCCGCCTGGCGTGCCCTGGAAAATGCCCTGCCGGTAATGACCGATGGTCGCCAGGTACGCTTTATGTTCCTGCCTGACGGCGAAGATCCTGACAGCCTGGTGCGCAGTGAGGGCGCCGACGCTTTCCGCGCCCGCCTGGAGCAGCAGGCCCTGCCGCTGAGTGACTATCTGCTGCGTCACCTCGGTGAAGAGGTCAATAGTGACAGCCTGGAAGGCAAGGCCCATCTTGCCAGCCTGGCGTTGCCGCTGATCGAACAGATCCCCGGCAAGCTGCTCAAGCGCCTGCTGCGCCAGGAACTGGAGCGACGCACCGGCATGGATCTCGACAGCCTGCCGCCGCCACCCGCACCGCGTGCAGATGACGAGCCACCACCGAACCATGACTACCCTGACCGGGCCGACGAATCCGACGCCGAACACTGGCCGGAGCAACCGCGCCGCAGCAAGGCGCGCAAGCGCGACATGCCCCATCAGGTCGAGAGCCCGATGATCAAGGCCACGCGCACCCTGCTGCACCACCCGCACCTGGCTGCCACGGTTGACCAGATCGAGCGTCTGGCTGACGAAGTCAGCGATGAAGGCCAGCTGCTGGTCGCCCTGATTCGCAGCCTGCAACAGAACCCGCAGCAAACCACCATTCAATTGTTGGCGCGCTGGCATGGCACCACCCTGGGTGACCAGCTCAGCGAGCTGGCCGAACAGGAATGGCTGCTGAACAGTTCCAGCGACAACCTTGAACAGCAGTTTTTCGACACCATAGCTATACTGATGGCCAGGCAAGAAGAACGGCATATCGAACAGCTACTGGCCAAGGCAGCGGAAACACCGCTCAACGCCGAGGAAAAGCAGCAACTCAGAACACTGCTGAGTAGCCGCAAAACACCCGTAGCCGACCAATGA
- a CDS encoding T6SS effector amidase Tae4 family protein: MIKPQFTSLKSNYTTDPTDIHQCSMHFPNTCAIRMSEALVKTNSYFLTVFQQSSRNKCPHSYIRGAQDLASILAQPIVLGPRSYGWDGTSNNTVPSNAKGKQGVICFMNIPGFSGQGHIDLWDKERAVGSSYWNAQTIWLWELRF; the protein is encoded by the coding sequence ATGATAAAGCCCCAGTTCACTAGTTTGAAGTCGAACTATACAACCGACCCAACCGACATCCACCAGTGCTCTATGCACTTCCCTAATACCTGCGCTATTCGAATGAGCGAGGCACTGGTTAAGACCAACTCATATTTTTTAACCGTTTTCCAGCAGTCCAGCAGAAATAAGTGTCCCCACTCGTACATCCGTGGCGCACAAGATCTAGCCTCTATATTGGCACAGCCTATTGTGCTGGGGCCAAGATCTTATGGCTGGGACGGGACTAGTAACAATACCGTCCCCTCGAATGCCAAAGGAAAGCAGGGTGTCATTTGTTTCATGAACATCCCTGGCTTTTCCGGACAGGGGCATATTGATCTTTGGGACAAAGAGCGCGCTGTTGGGTCCAGTTATTGGAATGCGCAAACAATTTGGCTTTGGGAGCTACGTTTTTGA
- the folB gene encoding dihydroneopterin aldolase, whose translation MDQVFIKGLQLDAVIGVYDWERTIRQPLVLDLDMAWDIRAAAEHDDLTATLDYAVVTERVQTLVQDSSFQLVETLAETVAALLQKEFGIRWLRLRVTKPTAIPTASGGVGVLIERGERPA comes from the coding sequence GTGGATCAGGTTTTTATCAAGGGCTTGCAGCTGGACGCGGTGATTGGCGTCTATGACTGGGAGCGCACCATTCGCCAGCCACTGGTGCTGGATCTGGATATGGCCTGGGATATTCGTGCCGCTGCCGAACATGATGACCTCACTGCCACTCTGGATTACGCCGTGGTCACCGAGCGGGTACAGACGCTGGTGCAAGACAGCAGCTTTCAGTTGGTGGAAACCCTGGCAGAAACTGTCGCGGCGCTGCTGCAGAAAGAATTCGGCATCCGCTGGTTGCGCTTGCGGGTAACCAAGCCAACCGCGATTCCGACGGCCAGCGGCGGGGTTGGTGTACTGATAGAGCGGGGTGAGCGGCCGGCATGA
- the folK gene encoding 2-amino-4-hydroxy-6-hydroxymethyldihydropteridine diphosphokinase: MTRVLLGVGSNLQRETHICRGLDALQALLGELQVSPLFESEAIGVDGRPFYNLVVAADTHLALDDLLAALKAIESVCGRRQTSDPGQITLDIDVLCYGELSGEHAGVLLPRPETTRNAFVLWPLALLLPQACLPGDGRCYAELWANWSGAQKLWPVAFEWQGQALTPDTLLRAYADITDQHSTEPL, translated from the coding sequence ATGACCCGGGTGTTGTTGGGCGTAGGCAGCAATCTTCAGCGCGAAACCCACATTTGTCGTGGCCTGGATGCGCTGCAGGCCTTGCTGGGTGAGCTGCAGGTTTCGCCGTTGTTTGAGAGTGAAGCCATCGGGGTCGACGGCCGCCCGTTTTACAATCTGGTGGTAGCGGCGGATACGCACCTGGCGCTGGATGATTTGCTTGCTGCACTCAAGGCGATTGAAAGTGTCTGTGGCCGTCGGCAGACCTCGGACCCGGGGCAGATTACTCTGGATATCGATGTGCTCTGTTACGGCGAGTTAAGCGGCGAGCACGCCGGCGTACTTTTGCCGCGTCCGGAAACGACCCGAAATGCCTTTGTGCTCTGGCCATTGGCACTCTTGCTGCCGCAGGCGTGCTTGCCTGGCGATGGGCGCTGCTATGCTGAACTATGGGCGAACTGGTCCGGCGCGCAAAAGCTCTGGCCGGTAGCCTTCGAGTGGCAAGGGCAGGCGCTGACGCCGGACACTTTGTTGCGCGCGTATGCAGATATCACTGATCAGCACAGCACTGAGCCCCTTTGA
- a CDS encoding helix-turn-helix transcriptional regulator, with protein sequence MSYQNHLYVWDDRFLYITSGMASDVTQRHTVTLLVALNDAGFVLGNPNGQSQRYQAALVARHTPRSLDASETALLSLNFDPQSYEHHALTAFLGNQAVRAVILKPGAINPQDMLRIGSGTLDKAALFRLTTELPLAISGYQPVKVPMDMRALHVAQKIKKELPLTSTVADIAAEVGLSPDRLSHLFSDKLGIPIKSYILWARMRRAVELIARGEPLSAIAYDVGFSDSAHLTRTYKQFFGLTPSFVAKAMKIDML encoded by the coding sequence ATGTCTTACCAAAACCACCTTTATGTCTGGGATGATCGGTTTCTGTATATCACTTCCGGCATGGCCTCCGATGTCACCCAGCGCCACACCGTAACCTTGCTCGTTGCCTTGAACGATGCCGGCTTTGTGCTCGGCAACCCCAACGGCCAGAGCCAGCGTTATCAGGCCGCACTGGTCGCGCGCCATACCCCGCGATCGCTCGATGCCAGTGAAACAGCCCTGTTGTCGCTCAACTTTGATCCGCAGAGTTACGAGCACCACGCACTGACCGCTTTTCTGGGAAATCAGGCAGTGCGAGCGGTGATCCTCAAACCGGGCGCCATTAACCCGCAGGACATGCTCCGAATCGGCTCTGGCACCCTGGACAAGGCGGCCCTGTTTCGCCTCACTACCGAACTCCCCCTGGCCATCAGCGGTTACCAGCCCGTCAAGGTGCCCATGGATATGCGCGCATTGCATGTGGCGCAGAAAATCAAGAAAGAACTCCCCCTCACCAGCACCGTCGCAGACATTGCTGCCGAAGTCGGCCTGTCACCTGACCGTCTGTCCCACCTGTTTTCCGACAAGCTGGGTATCCCGATCAAGAGCTACATCCTCTGGGCAAGGATGCGCCGCGCCGTCGAACTCATCGCCCGAGGTGAACCACTGTCCGCCATCGCCTACGATGTCGGCTTTTCCGACTCGGCGCACCTGACTCGCACCTACAAGCAGTTTTTTGGTCTGACACCATCCTTTGTAGCAAAGGCGATGAAGATCGACATGCTCTGA
- the plsY gene encoding glycerol-3-phosphate 1-O-acyltransferase PlsY produces MSATWLILLLLAYLLGSVSFAVVLSRWGKLPDPRQFGSGNPGASNMLRLGGRPLAIGTLLGDAGKGALAVALGTWLGLSSLQQGWLALAVIVGHMLPLFHQFRGGKGVATAAGALLVLAWPLGLLCALLWAVIFAWQRMASLASMFTCLALLPLTLWLYPVLLPPISLLVALILLRHRLNLGRLLTGNEPRFRR; encoded by the coding sequence ATGTCCGCAACCTGGTTGATCCTGCTGCTGCTTGCCTACCTGCTCGGCTCGGTCTCTTTTGCCGTGGTGCTCAGCCGCTGGGGCAAGCTGCCTGACCCCCGCCAATTTGGCTCCGGCAACCCCGGCGCCAGCAACATGCTGCGGCTCGGCGGGCGTCCCTTGGCCATCGGTACCCTGCTGGGCGATGCCGGCAAGGGTGCCTTGGCCGTTGCGCTTGGCACCTGGCTGGGCTTGTCCAGCCTGCAGCAAGGCTGGCTTGCCCTCGCGGTCATTGTTGGCCATATGCTGCCGTTGTTCCACCAGTTTCGGGGTGGCAAGGGTGTCGCCACTGCAGCCGGTGCCCTGTTGGTTCTGGCCTGGCCACTGGGTTTGCTGTGTGCCCTGCTCTGGGCTGTGATCTTTGCCTGGCAACGCATGGCCTCGCTGGCCTCGATGTTCACCTGCCTGGCGCTGTTGCCCCTGACACTCTGGCTGTATCCCGTGCTGCTGCCGCCCATCAGCCTGCTGGTCGCCTTGATTCTGCTCCGCCACCGCCTCAATCTTGGGCGCCTGCTGACCGGTAACGAGCCCCGCTTTCGCCGTTAG
- a CDS encoding mechanosensitive ion channel domain-containing protein, translating into MLEPLAGVEVEVREGVVLLSGSVSNNVQAERALSLASQFPGVVTVDDGIERRLDVQGNLSPMLAKIQSDLNQWLRALPLVGLALLIFIVVVYLGYSLARWSRLWLRLTPNPFVAELAAQAVRIVAILVGLVVTLNLLGATALMATILGGAGVVGLAIGFAVRDTMENYISSIMLSLRQPFRANDHVVINEFEGKVVRLTSRATVLMTLDGNQLRIPNAMVFKGVILNYTRNPQRRFKFELGVASADNAVRAMSVGVDAMQSLPFVLKEPRARAIIASVGDSNTVLNFTGWINQHETDFGGARSLAIQTVTNTLDEQGFSMPEPIYRLRFDSPSTRQSLVDAATELPPGTEPSEGSKKQPGPSSTSRLHAEEVMDVSPDTHIDGMVNEERAIENETDLLDAKRPVE; encoded by the coding sequence ATGCTTGAGCCACTGGCCGGCGTCGAGGTCGAGGTCAGGGAGGGCGTGGTACTGCTTTCGGGGTCGGTATCCAACAATGTCCAGGCTGAACGCGCTCTGAGCCTGGCCTCGCAATTCCCCGGGGTCGTTACCGTGGACGACGGCATTGAGCGCCGGCTTGATGTGCAGGGTAATCTGTCGCCGATGCTGGCCAAGATCCAATCAGACCTGAACCAATGGCTGCGTGCGTTACCGCTGGTTGGACTGGCATTGCTGATATTCATTGTTGTCGTCTACCTCGGTTACAGCCTGGCTCGCTGGTCAAGGCTGTGGCTGCGACTGACACCCAATCCCTTTGTCGCAGAGCTTGCGGCGCAAGCAGTAAGGATAGTGGCGATACTGGTTGGATTGGTGGTTACCCTCAACCTGCTGGGCGCAACAGCCTTGATGGCAACGATATTGGGGGGTGCGGGTGTCGTTGGCCTGGCGATAGGTTTTGCCGTCCGCGATACCATGGAGAACTACATTTCCAGCATCATGCTCAGCCTGCGGCAGCCCTTCCGAGCCAACGATCACGTTGTCATCAACGAGTTCGAAGGCAAGGTTGTGCGTCTTACCTCCCGGGCCACGGTGTTGATGACTCTGGATGGCAACCAGCTGCGAATCCCCAACGCCATGGTCTTCAAGGGGGTCATCCTCAACTACACGAGAAATCCACAACGTCGTTTCAAGTTTGAGCTCGGTGTTGCTTCCGCTGATAACGCCGTCCGCGCGATGAGCGTGGGGGTGGATGCAATGCAGTCTTTACCCTTTGTACTCAAAGAGCCTCGCGCCAGAGCAATCATTGCTTCGGTTGGAGATTCGAACACTGTCCTCAACTTTACCGGTTGGATCAATCAGCACGAAACGGATTTTGGCGGCGCCCGCAGCCTGGCGATTCAAACGGTAACCAACACCCTGGATGAACAGGGGTTCTCGATGCCGGAGCCTATCTACCGGCTTCGGTTTGATTCACCGTCAACCCGGCAGTCGCTGGTTGACGCAGCGACTGAGTTGCCACCGGGGACAGAGCCTTCAGAGGGGTCGAAGAAACAGCCTGGCCCATCCTCGACCAGCAGACTGCATGCGGAAGAGGTAATGGATGTCAGCCCTGACACCCACATAGACGGGATGGTCAACGAGGAGCGAGCCATTGAAAACGAGACGGACTTGCTCGATGCAAAGCGACCGGTAGAGTGA
- a CDS encoding DUF1287 domain-containing protein: MRSLLLIILGCVLSSPAFADSSAFEQRLVLAALERTEHTVRYDGSYLRIDYPGGDVPANIGVCTDVIIRSYRKLGVDLQQLVHEDMSVNFSSYPSQRIWGLNRPDSNIDHRRVPNLQTFFRRHGIELPMSTEAPDYKPGAMVTWMLPGNLPHIGIVTDQIAAGSGRPLIVHNIGAGPKLEDVLFTYPITGHYQFVPETN, encoded by the coding sequence ATGCGTAGTTTGTTGCTGATCATATTGGGCTGCGTTCTTTCTTCGCCAGCATTTGCTGATTCATCTGCCTTTGAGCAACGGCTGGTGCTGGCAGCGCTGGAACGGACGGAGCACACCGTACGCTACGATGGGTCTTACCTGCGTATCGACTATCCTGGGGGCGACGTACCGGCCAATATTGGCGTATGCACAGACGTCATCATACGTTCCTACCGTAAGCTGGGTGTCGATCTGCAGCAGTTGGTGCATGAAGACATGAGCGTCAACTTCAGTAGCTACCCTTCCCAGCGTATCTGGGGACTGAACCGCCCCGACAGCAATATCGATCATAGGCGGGTACCCAATTTGCAGACCTTTTTTCGACGCCATGGTATAGAGCTGCCGATGTCCACTGAGGCGCCAGACTATAAACCCGGCGCCATGGTGACATGGATGTTACCGGGCAATTTGCCGCATATCGGCATTGTCACCGATCAGATAGCTGCGGGTTCCGGGCGACCACTGATAGTACACAACATAGGTGCCGGTCCGAAGCTGGAGGATGTGCTGTTTACCTATCCGATTACCGGTCACTATCAGTTTGTGCCTGAGACGAACTGA
- the tsaD gene encoding tRNA (adenosine(37)-N6)-threonylcarbamoyltransferase complex transferase subunit TsaD: protein MRVLGIETSCDETGIALYDSERGLLADALFSQIDLHRIYGGVVPELASRDHVKRLVPLVRDVFAKADLPMGAVDGLAYTAGPGLVGALLVGGAFARATAHAWQVPALGVHHMEGHLLAPMLEARPPAFPFVALLVSGGHTQLVQVNGIGQYQLLGESLDDAAGEAFDKTAKLMGLPYPGGPEIARLAQQGQAGRFVFPRPMTDRPGLDFSFSGLKTAVLNAWHECQRQGDTSQQTQADIARAFEQAVVETLVIKCRRALKATGMKTLVMAGGVSANQHLRQALEKMTAGLRAEVFYARPVFCTDNGAMIAYAGCQRLLAGQHDEGGLITRARWPLDQLPALA, encoded by the coding sequence ATGCGTGTTCTGGGTATTGAAACTTCCTGCGATGAAACCGGTATCGCGCTCTATGACAGTGAGCGCGGCTTGCTGGCCGATGCGCTGTTCAGTCAGATCGATTTACACCGGATTTATGGCGGTGTGGTGCCGGAGCTGGCCTCGCGGGATCACGTCAAGCGGTTGGTGCCGCTGGTACGCGACGTCTTTGCCAAGGCGGATCTGCCCATGGGCGCGGTTGATGGCCTGGCCTATACCGCCGGCCCCGGACTGGTCGGTGCCTTGCTGGTTGGTGGTGCTTTTGCTCGCGCCACTGCACATGCCTGGCAGGTGCCGGCGCTGGGCGTGCACCATATGGAAGGCCACCTGCTGGCGCCGATGCTGGAAGCGCGGCCTCCCGCCTTTCCCTTCGTGGCCTTGCTGGTTTCCGGTGGGCATACCCAACTGGTGCAGGTAAATGGTATCGGTCAGTACCAGTTGCTTGGTGAGTCGCTGGATGATGCGGCCGGAGAAGCCTTTGATAAAACAGCCAAATTGATGGGCCTGCCTTATCCGGGCGGGCCGGAGATTGCCAGGCTGGCACAGCAGGGCCAGGCTGGGCGTTTTGTCTTTCCGCGGCCGATGACCGATCGACCAGGGCTGGACTTCAGCTTCAGTGGCCTGAAAACCGCGGTATTGAATGCATGGCATGAATGCCAGCGCCAAGGGGATACCAGTCAGCAGACCCAGGCGGATATTGCCCGGGCCTTCGAGCAGGCAGTGGTCGAGACCCTGGTGATCAAGTGTCGCCGTGCGCTGAAGGCAACCGGGATGAAAACCCTGGTGATGGCCGGTGGGGTCAGCGCCAATCAGCATCTGCGTCAGGCCCTGGAAAAAATGACGGCCGGGCTGCGTGCCGAGGTGTTCTATGCGCGGCCGGTGTTCTGTACCGATAATGGCGCCATGATTGCCTACGCGGGTTGCCAGCGGCTGCTGGCCGGACAGCACGATGAAGGGGGGCTGATTACACGTGCCCGCTGGCCGCTGGATCAGTTGCCGGCACTGGCCTAA